From the genome of Acidaminococcus sp.:
CTATTATAACGCAAATTGTCCATTTCTACCGACCGATTCTTGCTCCGACGATAGCCGCCAGCGCCATGGGAACAATAATGCGGACCGGAAAGCACAGCAGCAGGACAGCCACCACGAGAACCGGCTTTTTAAAGATAGTCCCGCACGTGGCGGCACTCACAGTGGTAATCGCAAAAAGCGGTATCACTCCGGTAAGCGCGGTAAGTCCATACCCCAGGGAAATGGCACTGTACACGATGGGAAAAATGCTGCCGCCCTTCCAGCCAAAAGCAAGACAAAGCGTCGTGCCCAGTATTTTGGTAACAGCCGTCGCAAAAAGCAGCGTCACCGGCAGCGCCGTCCACATATGAGAAAGCGGCAGAAGCTGAGGGCCGCCGCTGAAAAGATTATGCGGATTCATAAGCCCCAGCGCAGCCATGATAGCTCCGGCAATCAGGCAGGAAAGAATCCGGCGGTCTTTCACAGGTGCCGCAATTCGCTCGGCAGCCCGTCCGAAAAACTGAAACAGATGACCCAAGCAAATTCCGCCCACTACAAAGAGCGGAAAATACTTCCATTCGTTAAGCCCGTTCCAGCGTTCCCAGCGGAGCTGCGGCAGTCCCGCCCCGCCGCCGGTCAGCCGCGTCAGCAGAACGGCCGCGATGACGCCCGCTAAAATACCGAACCCATAGAGAAACCTTTTGATGAGTTTTCGTTCCTTCACGGAAAAAAGATACGGTTCTTCCATGAGGGCTGCCGTTTCTTCTGTAACATGCCGGTAAGGCAGAGAAGCCAGTACGCCAAAAGTCGGCATGCGGCCTATGAGTACGCTGTGACGCAGTGCTGACACTGTATACCGCAGTCTGTCCCCAATGCGGCAGCAGGCCGTCGTGATAATGCCCGTGAGACCCGCTTCGGGTCCA
Proteins encoded in this window:
- a CDS encoding chloride channel protein, whose amino-acid sequence is MSAPTLSTKEKIRLTAILAVYIFLLGSAAGAIVWAFLKLLHIGMLFFWKVLPTFFDHRALHLVTVCLGGGLLIGIFQRHFGILPDTMKEVMAHLKKEGIYESHGVPLLITAVLLPLYSGGSLGPEAGLTGIITTACCRIGDRLRYTVSALRHSVLIGRMPTFGVLASLPYRHVTEETAALMEEPYLFSVKERKLIKRFLYGFGILAGVIAAVLLTRLTGGGAGLPQLRWERWNGLNEWKYFPLFVVGGICLGHLFQFFGRAAERIAAPVKDRRILSCLIAGAIMAALGLMNPHNLFSGGPQLLPLSHMWTALPVTLLFATAVTKILGTTLCLAFGWKGGSIFPIVYSAISLGYGLTALTGVIPLFAITTVSAATCGTIFKKPVLVVAVLLLCFPVRIIVPMALAAIVGARIGR